In a single window of the Clarias gariepinus isolate MV-2021 ecotype Netherlands chromosome 16, CGAR_prim_01v2, whole genome shotgun sequence genome:
- the nupr1b gene encoding nuclear protein 1b produces MSHVDVKNLKPTSFEDHYYDEYDYYNLTDRYTESTSRKGKTKKEASCNTNRPSPGGHERKIVEKLQNAEKKAKE; encoded by the exons ATGAGCCACGTTGACGTTAAAAACCTGAAGCCTACGAGCTTTGAGGATCACTACTACGATGAATATGATTATTACAACCTAACAGACAGATACACAG AGAGCACGAGCCGCAAAGGCAAGACGAAGAAGGAGGCAAGTTGCAACACCAACCGCCCCAGCCCGGGCGGGCACGAGCGCAAGATCGTCGAGAAGCTCCAGAACGCCGAGAAGAAGGCCAAAGAGTGA